The following are encoded in a window of Pristis pectinata isolate sPriPec2 chromosome 1, sPriPec2.1.pri, whole genome shotgun sequence genomic DNA:
- the LOC127569778 gene encoding C-X-C chemokine receptor type 2-like isoform X2 — protein MDTLAAVVYSLVCFLAVTGNLVVMTVILYNRRTTSTTDVYLLNLATADLLFALSLPFWAVDATSGWMFGDAMCKVVSMLQEVNFYSGILLLACISVDRYLAIVRSAQSHKQNRLFLTKLVCGVVWVLAVLLSLPVLYKSEIQDHFSKQFICNEDHDGEFDEAWKLATKILRHIIGFLIPLGVMVFCYSVTIHRLCQTKGFQKQKAMKVVIAVVLAFLVCWLPHNVTVFTDTLLRRKLIADSCVRRHHIDRALSATQSLGFLHSCINPILYAFIGVKFRRNLLKLLADKGLVKEREESQFRRSVQSSVNGMTSTTI, from the coding sequence ATGGATACTCTGGCTGCTGTTGTCTACAGCCTGGTGTGTTTCCTTGCCGTGACGGGGAACCTGGTGGTAATGACCGTCATACTTTACAACCGACGCACGACATCGACCACAGACGTCTACCTGCTCAATCTGGCCACGGCAGACCTCCTCTTTGCCCTCTCTCTGCCCTTCTGGGCAGTAGATGCCACATCAGGGTGGATGTTTGGTGATGCCATGTGTAAGGTTGTCAGCATGTTACAGGAGGTGAACTTTTACAGTGGGATCCTGCTGCTGGCCTGCATCAGTGTGGACCGTTACCTGGCCATTGTCCGCTCTGCCCAGTCCCACAAGCAGAATAGGCTGTTTCTGACCAAACTGGTCTGTGGTGTTGTCTGGGTGCTGGCCGTTCTGCTATCCTTACCCGTTCTCTACAAGAGCGAGATCCAGGACCATTTTTCCAAACAGTTCATATGTAATGAGGATCATGATGGTGAATTTGATGAAGCATGGAAACTAGCCACCAAAATCTTACGCCACATCATTGGGTTCCTCATCCCACTGGGGGTCATGGTCTTCTGCTACAGTGTCACCATCCACAGACTGTGTCAGACTAAGGGTTTCCAGAAACAGAAAGCCATGAAGGTTGTTATCGCCGTGGTGCTCGCTTTCCTGGTCTGTTGGCTGCCCCACAATGTAACTGTGTTCACCGACACTCTGTTGAGGCGCAAACTCATCGCCGACAGTTGTGTCAGGCGCCACCACATCGACAGGGCTCTGTCTGCCACCCAGAGCCTGGGATTCCTGCACAGCTGCATTAACCCAATCTTGTACGCGTTCATCGGGGTGAAATTCCGGAGAAACCTGCTCAAACTCTTGGCTGATAAAGGACTGgtgaaggaaagggaagagtctCAGTTCAGGAGGTCTGTACAGTCCTCAGTCAATGGAATGACATCAACCACCATTTAG
- the LOC127569778 gene encoding C-X-C chemokine receptor type 2-like isoform X1, translating into MSSIHIKIPITSNGNTTIYFEIDPSNFPCDPETYPAMDTLAAVVYSLVCFLAVTGNLVVMTVILYNRRTTSTTDVYLLNLATADLLFALSLPFWAVDATSGWMFGDAMCKVVSMLQEVNFYSGILLLACISVDRYLAIVRSAQSHKQNRLFLTKLVCGVVWVLAVLLSLPVLYKSEIQDHFSKQFICNEDHDGEFDEAWKLATKILRHIIGFLIPLGVMVFCYSVTIHRLCQTKGFQKQKAMKVVIAVVLAFLVCWLPHNVTVFTDTLLRRKLIADSCVRRHHIDRALSATQSLGFLHSCINPILYAFIGVKFRRNLLKLLADKGLVKEREESQFRRSVQSSVNGMTSTTI; encoded by the coding sequence ATGTCTTCTATCCATATCAAAATTCCTATTACTTCAAATGGAAATACGACCATTTACTTTGAAATTGATCCAAGTAACTTTCCTTGTGATCCAGAGACATATCCAGCCATGGATACTCTGGCTGCTGTTGTCTACAGCCTGGTGTGTTTCCTTGCCGTGACGGGGAACCTGGTGGTAATGACCGTCATACTTTACAACCGACGCACGACATCGACCACAGACGTCTACCTGCTCAATCTGGCCACGGCAGACCTCCTCTTTGCCCTCTCTCTGCCCTTCTGGGCAGTAGATGCCACATCAGGGTGGATGTTTGGTGATGCCATGTGTAAGGTTGTCAGCATGTTACAGGAGGTGAACTTTTACAGTGGGATCCTGCTGCTGGCCTGCATCAGTGTGGACCGTTACCTGGCCATTGTCCGCTCTGCCCAGTCCCACAAGCAGAATAGGCTGTTTCTGACCAAACTGGTCTGTGGTGTTGTCTGGGTGCTGGCCGTTCTGCTATCCTTACCCGTTCTCTACAAGAGCGAGATCCAGGACCATTTTTCCAAACAGTTCATATGTAATGAGGATCATGATGGTGAATTTGATGAAGCATGGAAACTAGCCACCAAAATCTTACGCCACATCATTGGGTTCCTCATCCCACTGGGGGTCATGGTCTTCTGCTACAGTGTCACCATCCACAGACTGTGTCAGACTAAGGGTTTCCAGAAACAGAAAGCCATGAAGGTTGTTATCGCCGTGGTGCTCGCTTTCCTGGTCTGTTGGCTGCCCCACAATGTAACTGTGTTCACCGACACTCTGTTGAGGCGCAAACTCATCGCCGACAGTTGTGTCAGGCGCCACCACATCGACAGGGCTCTGTCTGCCACCCAGAGCCTGGGATTCCTGCACAGCTGCATTAACCCAATCTTGTACGCGTTCATCGGGGTGAAATTCCGGAGAAACCTGCTCAAACTCTTGGCTGATAAAGGACTGgtgaaggaaagggaagagtctCAGTTCAGGAGGTCTGTACAGTCCTCAGTCAATGGAATGACATCAACCACCATTTAG